The Anomaloglossus baeobatrachus isolate aAnoBae1 chromosome 5, aAnoBae1.hap1, whole genome shotgun sequence genome includes the window CTAAAGGCAACTATTTGTATGTTTGGATCATGGAACAAGACATGGGCAGTGATTACCTTAGTAAATTTGCAGTGTGACATATCTACATTTGAGGGAGCTCTGGTATAGATCTGTAGGGAGCACCAGAAGTGCTGATTCCCTGTTACTAGTAACATAAGAGATCAATATCAATGCCGGAGAGTGTCTTTCATTTTTTATCCAATGTTTGGTGACATGTTCAAACAGCACTACTCTTGGGACATTTTGGGTTTGGCCGTAATCACCTGAATGTCACTAAACGGTAATACCAGGGAAAGCCAGagggagcagtgatggtggagcggctcaggaaagtcacaggaggcagggtaagcGATGCTGTGGGCTCGAAGTAGGGCgtgtcgtggctcaagagggtctgcaatgctgcaggctcggaggagggggtgtcatggctcaaaagggtcagtgtgcagagggtCGTCGATAttgcgggcttgtggggtgtcacggTGACAGGCACCATTGATCTGTTGGCGGGCTCGAAGGAGAGGGCTTACAGCTTAAGAGGGTCAGTTTGCGGCAgcagagggtcagtgatactgtggACTCATGGGGTGTTGCGGTGGCGTACTGTGGACTCCATTAAACCGCCGGCttttgatgcaatggacttcaagaaaatgaccgcgGAGGCAGTGTGTGCGCAGATTgggctccgtggccattttcttgaagtccattgcatcaaccaccagcgattcaaagcagcccgcagtccaccagcagatcaatggcgcctgctgcgACACcgcgcagtatcactgaccctcagCTGCCACACTCTGATCCCCTGAGCTGCTGTACTGCAGTGAGACCCCCACTGAGGCCTCTATATCGCCGACCCTGTGCCACCACTGCCGACCCGGTAAGCCATATgaggtttgtaagatgcacccccatttttcacCCAAACCGGTATATGTCTGCACAGCTGCTGCTGCTCTTTAACAGACTGTCAAAAAAATTGGACTAACCTTTTTAAAAGAGTGGAATCCTTTTAACAATTAAGAAGTTAAtatttctccttcttctcctttttTACTAGTAGCCAGTTGCAGTAAGGAGCTTTGTCAATGTGGCGAATCCGTGACTATGACTTGTAAACTGAACGAAAAGCTTGTGAAAATAAGTATAAAAAATCATGAAAAAACAGTTCTTGAAAATGATTTGCCTACAAAGGAGAAGCTCATTTTAGAAGATGGAAAGATTTCCATTGAATGGACCGAAGTCAAAGTGATGGTGACCATCTCCGAAGTTACGTTTTCTGATATACATAAATATGTACTGTTTTTGGAAACAGATAAAGGCTTCCACTCTCAATACATTGATTTCAAAGTTTCTGGTAAGATATTTTTTCCTACTATTGTAATTAGAGGAATTTGTGTGTTAGGCCCTATGTATGGGCCATATGCCATTCTAACCATGCATATTACTAAGAACCTCTCCTCATAGAAAAATGGAGCATTCCCATGAGCATTTGGTGCTTGTCCATAAGTGCCAGCCAAgtgtaatgagtagtgatgggcaaataatAAAATATGTGTTTGGATTATTCGTgccaaatacctagtactattcccgtTTTCTCCACGAATAACAAaactaatgcaagtcagtgggaaacccgagcatttttctgcaaaatcttcaagaaaaatgctctagTTCCTCATTGCCTTGCATTAGGATCGTTATTTGTgataaatactggaatagtactcggtaagcATAATCCGAACTCAAATATTTCACTAGTAATGAATTCTCCCACACTTTGAGAGTGGGACTATCAGGCTCTTCTCTGGACCTCAGACCAGCTATGGTCCCCTTGTCCTCCAGTCACTGTCATTTATGGGGAAAGCAAACTCCAGGCCAACCCTAACCACATGGTGACCTCTCTGAAATGTTTGTGTGCCTACCGAGTTTCTGAAACCAAAGACATTTCAAGAAAAATCCAGCTCAGTTTTTCCTCGTGTCTTTTTTttgtgtgtctttctgtttgtgtTGGCGGCTTTGTCACTagcttttttccttcttttttcccTTGTATATACAACCTAGTTGACTCTAGAGAATGGGCCGGTCACTCCTTTTACCGGCTTCACGACTTTACAACTGTGAAGTGGTTGAAAGTCGATCAAAAAGACTGACTATATGGAAAGGAGGTTGTTTTTACATTCAACACATATGTTTGTTCTTTTTAACACTTATTGAGTGCTTTTTCGGTCGATTACAGAGAATACCTGCCTGAAAAAAGATGCCGtgcagcaggggtccccaacctgtagctcagtagccacatgtggctcatgggcctgtgatgtgtggctcgcagcTGGCTGCCAGCTTGGTGTtttattaaggcgggctttgcacactacgaaatcgcaggtgcgatgtcggtggggtcaaatcgaaagtgacgcacatccggcagtaTGTACATccagtaagtgcatgtgaagccggcgtagcaataacgttcgctacggcagctatcacaagagatcgcatctgcaacgggggcggggactatcgcgcttgacatcgcaacatcggcttgcgatgtcgcagcgtgcaaagtacctctaagagtagggctccagatggtgacttttgttatATACCACTTGTTCTTGGTATACTGCTTCAGCATGAAttatgtggaaaagctttggctgtcattgtactgtaaagGGGTtttggtgtcactactgtgaggagggggcgttagctggatgtggctcatgaccctctttcagagctgaatgtggttctcCCGATCGGAAAGGTTGGAGATTTCTGCCTTACAGTAACAGTCCTGCTTCCCTGCTTTCTGAGCTCATCAGTTCCTTCATGGTAATAATATCCAAAtcgaatcatgattaagggtgcaaTGGCACCTGAGACGTGTAGATGTTGGTAGCATGTTTGTTTTAGCTATGTCCCCCCGTTTTATACGCTCAACTCAATAAAGAATATTTCAGATTACGTGGATATGGATTCCTTTTcctgtttttctctctctttgcGCAATATTGCACGGACACTCTGGTCCTTTTAAACAAACCCCCCCCAAAATACTGCATCTTCAAAtataacaagtgtgaacaggtactaATAACTGATAAAACTACACGAGATACTATATTACTAAAGAAGCACCAAGACATAAACAAACAGCATATATGAagtttaaactgcattaatgcaaTATAAAGTATACTTAAAATAACAAAGGTTCTTTGCGCAAAAATTGGCCAAATCATGTGTGCCTATCAACCTCGGCAAGGTGACCTTGGCCAATTTTTGGGCAAAGAAACTTCATTTTTCTAAGCATATTCTATTTTTTGATTGCTGATTTTATCATGTGCCAGTAAATAAAGAAAAGGCTCAGTGATAGCACTGTGGCTTTTATTCGATCTGTAGACACATGAGGTTGACATTAGCTAGGTCAAACATTCTCCAGATATCCTCTGCACTATGGCATAATCCTCTCCAGTTAACAGGTAGACTATTTCCAAACAAAGATTTAATATATTTTTGTAATTCCTGTTTTTGCCATTATTTGGAGAATTGGCTAatgatattgtggcgcccctgcggcttcaggcaccacagggtactgcacctctctcgaggtgcagtattcatctaggatacggaggaggtcattgccggtaaaccaccacaacccATCCAAcagataacacgggagctcttcccctGGGACTGGGCtatggtaggtgctggggtggccatcatgaggtatggcacCTCttccccactagttcagcaacccggaggcggggcaccaacagaggaagttaggagccatctcacacactaCAGGCAGGAGACAGCGTCCGTGTCAGGTCGGACTCAGGTATGGACAAGCAAGGAAAGACAAGAGTAGcaaggggcccgtggtctggagctggaggctcgacccgggttcttaggaagaagggggatcctagGGTTCAcgtggagtgcagcaggcacccgtgacccagtCCACAGCCCAGGAGATGGGGTGCAGGGAAACcatcagaaaggacacacagaaggaaagacCGGCTTTGACCTCCGAACTGTCTGGGATCGGCTTGAGCTCATCACAACGGAACGCGGAACCCCAAGGGTTGAGTGgcttcagtgagtaaaaagaacttgaactgcgccctctgtgtcgtcccataatTGCCGGTGCCCTCACCATCACGCCCCTGTGCCATAGGCGATTACTGCTTGCaaaatcctccctggggcctaactCTAGCTGTGAAGAGCTGCAACACcctagctgcgtcaccatctgccccagaagagagaaactTCCCGCAGTGGCGGCTgataactggccgcacaccacaggtggcatcacgaacactactcccatcatctccatccccatctttattgacaccgccgggctcACAGAACTGGGCCTGGCCACTGCGGCATCCCAGAAGctgaaccgcggcccggtaacgggTAACCTCAGACCCCGTGGTCGCGTCAATATGATCTTGTAAAGATGACTAGGAGGATACATCAGTGCTAAGAAATTCACTCTTGGAGATGTAAGAGACTCGTTATTTTCCATCACAACGTCCTGGACCAGATCCTTGAGTTTTTCTCATTTTCCCACTGCTTCATGGAGAAATACACAGTGACGTCTTGACACCTTATAGAAACTTCTGTCAGCAGATGAATAATCATGTTCGCAATTTCCAAAACCTTGTACTCCTTTTTTCTTTCATACACTATTACGTGAGGTTCCGTCTACATAATGGGATCCTGGATCATGTCCCATTCTGCATCCTAAGATATCTTATTCACTACTATATAATCATCTCCAGCTAGCAGGTAGATTATCTCTGAAGTGACATTTAATATCTTCTCAATCAAGGCTTTCCTGTTGTTTTCCACCTTCGGGGGCTTATGCAGTGGTCATATTCTTGAAACAAATATTATATAACTTGAGGAACCTTACTGGAATGAGAAGCCATACACAGACGACAGACAAGCTGTTGCATTGTAGACGCAGCCATGGATACACAACTAGGCTCCTTAATGAGGAGATGTCAGGGTTATTCTATTCCTAGAAAGATCTTCTTCAGTTGTCATAGAGAACCTGTATGTAGCATTATTGCCGTTTTCCTGTATTGCTCCTGTTGTTGGGTTTTGGTGTGTATGTGGTTTTATTTTTCCCCTGTTGGTCATACCTTGTTGGTGGGTTTTTGGGGGATCTCTTTCCTGGGTAGTTCCCTGGGTAGTGGGGACATGGTCGtcagggcctggacaggagacagaACTACGCTTGAGGCTTGaccctgactaccatcaagtctaccgtcAGGATAAGGGATAGCACAGGATCcctagactaaaggctgctttacacgcagcgacatcgctagcgatgtcgctcatgaaagcacccgcccctgtcgtttgtgcgtcactggcaaattacTGTCCGTGGCGCACgatatcgctaggagccgtcacacatacttaccttcctagcgacgttcctgtggccggcgaacagtctctttactaagggggcggttcgtgcggcgtcacagcgacgtcacacggcaggcatccagtagaagcggaggggcggagagcagccacatgaaagtcacgcccacctcgtttccggaggacgcaggtacgttgttgttcgtcgttcctggggtgttacacgtagcgatgtgtgctgcctcaagagcgacgaacaacctgcgtccagaacaaggaacgacatttgggaaatcgaCGATGTGTCAGCAATCAACGATTTGATGagcattttgcatcgttagcggtggtttgtacatgtcacacgcaacgacgtcgctaacgaggccagatgggcgtcacgaattccgtgacccaaacgacatctcgttagcgatgtcgttgcgtgtaaagcccccttaagggtcagCCTAGCAGCCCCTATATCTTCCCTGCGGTTCCTGTTACATTTAAATGTcatatatattctatgtttgcctaTGTCTTggagcttacagagtgctgctgtatccctTTGTGTTCCTTTTAGACAAAGTTCACATGTCCAATATcgtccattagaatggatccagcggtaattcttgaccaaaatctgtgcagacacaactttttgctcctgcaaaaaaaatatttttatttcaactggatccattttttttaacattgaagtctatggaaaatggatccgttaaaTCGCTATCCATTTTCTTCCATTTGAAAAGGATTAGTTTTTTTGCATATTGGATCAATTTTCAATGGAAAAAATGGATGGCTATTTAAAAGATACAttatccatagacttcaatgttaaaaaaacgggTCCAGTTAAAATCCTATTTTCTTtatgtggacaaaaaaaaattgtcaatGGATTGTTGTTGGATCTGTTatcacggatgattactggacacgtgaacttaaggtccagtcacactaagcaacttaccagcgatcccaacaacgatagggatcgctggtaagttgctaggaggttgctggtgagatgtcacactgcgacgctccagcgatcccaccagcaacctgacctggcagggatcgctggagcgtcgctacacgagttgctggtgagctcaccagcaaccagtgacacgtgcagagagcagggagcagcgcacactgagcgctggctccctgctctcctagttacagcacacatcgggttaattacccgatgtgtgctgcagctacgtgtgcacagagcagggagcagcgcacaatgcttagcgctggctccctgctctcctagtacagcacacatcgggttaattaacccgatgtgtcctgcagctacatgtgcacagagcaggagccggcactgacagtgagagcggctgaggctggtaacaaaggtaaatatcgggtaaccaaggacagggcttcttggttacccgatgtttacattggttaccagcctccgcagaagccggctcctgctgcctgcacatttagttgttgctgtctcgctgtcacacacagcgatctgtgcttcacagctggacagcaacaactaaaaaatggcccaggacattcagcaacaaccaacgacctcacagcaggggccaggttgttgctggatgtcacacacagcaacatcgctagcaacgtcacaaaagttgttcgttagcagcgatgttgctagcgatgttacttagtgtgacggggcctttagacaacaCACAAACACAAGCCTTGGTGTAAACAGATTTTTTTATGGACTTACCCCTACTCACTCCTCCGGAAGGCAAATCTCACCATCAGAATGCTCTGTTGCTCTCTATTGACCTGCATTGACATCTGTCACTCCGACTAGCAAATACAAAACACAGAACttgctaaagggaatctgtcagcaggattttggtatctaatctgaagacagcattctgtatgagttaaaacagagaattcaaccctgcgtctcttatcacaaagtgtgtttttgctTACCTGCAATGTCAGTTTAAGTTTCCTAGCTTTATTATTAGTGGACTGAGGAGCACGTGAGCTTGAGACTGACTCTGTCCCCTCCCATCTGATGATCGGCGCGAGTATTTAAAACCGGAATGTTGGGGTAGATGGTCAGAATACCTCTACCCTGAAGAAGATTTTAACAGAATTTTTCGAAACGTACGTCGCTTTTCTGAGGTTATGCTCCTGTAACCAGGCTGGGCCATACCACTCCATCAATAATTGGTAGATATACCAGTGAGATTGTGGCACATGCTGTGATTTGGTGGGGACTCTGAGGGGTTAATGTCACCGACTGGTATTTATGTGATAGTATGCATTTAATGTACGCACCGGATTGGGTGCATTACTATATGCTCACTGTATACCATTAACCCTGATGTATTACGGACCTTAGCCTTTGGTCCCGTTACTacatggattttatgtgattttaatggTTGATCACCTGCTGTACCTAATAAAACTTGTCTACTTTTTGCACTCAACAACTCTTTGTTCTCTTGCTTATGTAcaatacactgaaagcctggtgtgggtgggtgcAGCTGTATGGGCTCTGGTACACACTAAAACTAAAAGCTTTGATTTtgccagaacagctgcacccagtaatctaagtgatacatcgttggattcagaatctctttaactacatcttgctgctctcagatgaggtagcaaaaacctgctgacagatttcctttaagaaaaCATGTTACCAGGGGACTTCAGCAAACACTTGAGAGATTTGCAAACTCTTCCAAGAGTCCAGATCTTCCATTTTTTGGGGAGTCTCCTTGATGTTTCAGGAAAGATGGTATTTTTCTTAAAAACTGAGAAAACATAAGGTTTATACTACTGGCACAACCCCAGTGCAAGTTATCTAACATGTCTATTTATTTCATTTGTCTCCCCAGGTATATGTGAGCCAAAAATTTCTAAAACCAATGAAACAAAAGAGCTTGTATGTGAAGCAGAGAGTGAAAATAATTCATCAATAATATGGAGGAATAATCATAGATATGTGCATAAGATGACCAGGGCAAACAAAGAGTTAAGCCAAGGTTATGAGTTAAAGAGTTCTTTGACATTGACGGAAGATTTTGATGGCGATATATGCTGTGCTGTATCAGATGGTGGTAAAGAGAAAGAATCATGTTACGACACAACGTCAGGTGAATACTGTTACCTATTGCTTGTTCTAGTACGTCTCGTGAGGAAACATAAAGAATCAAAGCCAAACATATATTCGATGGTTCCTTATATCATTCTTTCATTTTATACCAAACACTATGGTATCCAAACAGTGTCATCCGTTGGCCAAATAATATAGTGATAGAAAAATAAATACTGACACCAATATTCATTGTAAAAGTAATATATTGTACAATTACTGATGTGTCTTCAAAGCAGGAGTGGAGAAGGGGATAACGCCGCGCATTAGCCAGAAAAGATGAAGACTTGTTGATTAAATCATAAATCTTTTCTTCCATAGGTCTACATGTTTCGAGGTATGAaatctcttcctcaggaccagaataacaACAATACATgtattgttgatattctggtcctgaggaagaggtttcatacctcgaaacgcgtaaacATATGGAATAAAAGATTTATGGTTTAATCAATAATTCGACATCTTTTCTGGTGAATGTGCGgggttaaccccttctcctctccggCTTTGAAAGACTCatacacgtggggctgcggcagccaccattatctaatgctatctgtggtggttgtgactctcacacaaccacattaggtgagtgtatactGTTATATATTACTCCTCTGTTTatttggtaaaaccctatcagcgcttctgttttctagttttagcacaattagtgatgtcacagacTGTCTATTGAAATAAAACCATACAGTGctcgaatatactgtatatataaatatatatatatatatatatagtgcagaa containing:
- the LOC142310358 gene encoding uncharacterized protein LOC142310358 isoform X1; amino-acid sequence: MFWGQTRSLLLLLIIHGVCCDDIASCSKELCQCGESVTMTCKLNEKLVKISIKNHEKTVLENDLPTKEKLILEDGKISIEWTEVKVMVTISEVTFSDIHKYVLFLETDKGFHSQYIDFKVSGICEPKISKTNETKELVCEAESENNSSIIWRNNHRYVHKMTRANKELSQGYELKSSLTLTEDFDGDICCAVSDGGKEKESCYDTTSAIQSPLKSKNSTFSIVIVLLIVALVAVAFVYLIKRRKRIVDRDRHLSQAYLVRQEIPEKENGNIPPLLTPESA
- the LOC142310358 gene encoding uncharacterized protein LOC142310358 isoform X2, with product MFWGQTRSLLLLLIIHGVCCDDTSCSKELCQCGESVTMTCKLNEKLVKISIKNHEKTVLENDLPTKEKLILEDGKISIEWTEVKVMVTISEVTFSDIHKYVLFLETDKGFHSQYIDFKVSGICEPKISKTNETKELVCEAESENNSSIIWRNNHRYVHKMTRANKELSQGYELKSSLTLTEDFDGDICCAVSDGGKEKESCYDTTSAIQSPLKSKNSTFSIVIVLLIVALVAVAFVYLIKRRKRIVDRDRHLSQAYLVRQEIPEKENGNIPPLLTPESA